Sequence from the Sphingomonas suaedae genome:
CCTCGGCCTGCCCTCCGCCTTCATGACCAACTGGGTCAAGAATCACTATGCCGACCGGCTGGTGATGGAATTCCGCTCGCAGCTGCCCGGCGTTCGGACCGTCTCGATCGAGACGGTCGACGCCCGCGCAACCCGCGAACTTGCCGCCGATACCCCTGCGGCTTCGGCGGCAACGCCCGCCTCGCCCTCGGCCCAGGCCGGAGCGAGCGTCGGAGCGTCCGAGCGTCCGCGGTTCGATTCGCGCTTCACCTTCGACCGGTTCGTGGTGGATACCAGCAACCGCGTTGCCTTCAACGCCGCGCGCGCGCTGGCCGAGCCGGGCAAGCCGCGTTTCAGCCCGCTCTACCTTCACAGCATGACCGGGCAGGGCAAGACCCACCTCATGCACGCGATCGGCCATGCCTTTCTCGAAGCCTGTCCGGATGCGACCGCGATCTACATGCCCGCCGAACGGTTCATGTTCGAGTTCGTCCGCGCCGTGCGCGAGAAGGATACGTTCAGCTTCAAGGCGCGGCTGCGCGGGGTCGATCTGCTGATGATCGACGATCTCCAGTTCATCGCGGGCAAGGAGTCGACCCAGGAGGAATTCTTTCACACGGTCGATGAGTTCATGCGCGAAGGAAAGCGCCTGGTCATCGCTGCCGACCGCAGCCCGCTTGCGCTCGAAGGGATCGAGACGCGGCTCGCCTCGCGGCTGGGATCGGGGCTTGCCGCCGACATCAAGCCCGCCGAACTCGGCCTGCGCCGCGCGATCCTCGACCGCAAGCTTGAGGATATGCCAGGCGCCATGGTGCCGGGGGCGGTGCTCGACCTGCTCGCGGCGCGGATCAGTTCGTCGGTGCGCGAACTGGAAGGGGCGCTCAACCGCCTCGTCGCCTATGCGCAGCTCAATAACGCCGAAGCGGTGACGATCGAATTCGCCGAAAGCGTGCTGGGCGAGGCTCTGCGCGGTGGCCAGCGCCGGGTGACGATCGACGAGATTCAGAAGGCCGTTTCGTCGCATTTCGACGTCAAACAGCTCGATCTGGTATCGCAGCGTCGCGCCGTCGCGATCGCCCGTCCGCGCCAGATCGCGATGTATCTCGCCAAGCGGCTGACCACGCGCTCGCTTCCCGAGATCGGTCGCAAATTCGGCAATCGCGACCATTCTACCGTCATCCACGCCGTCCGTCGCATCGAGGAACTGCGCGGCACCGACAGCGAGATCGACGGCGCGGTCCGCAGCCTGATGCGGCAGCTCGAAGCCTGAAGATCGCATCTCCCCGCGGGGGGATGCGGGGTGGGGGGATTCCCCCCCGAATCACATATCCTCCACCCCATTTTGTGGCGGCTGACCAAAGCAAAAGCGTCGCGCGCGTTCGAAACGCCCCCGATCCGTTTGCCCTGAGCCTGTCGAAGGGCCGCAAGCGAAACGCCGGTTGGAAATCGCCCTTCGACAGGCTCAGGGCAAACCGAAGTTAGGAAATCCGTTAGCGCGGCAGTTCGTCCAGGAACGACGCCACGTCGGCCAGATCGACCTGCTTGTCCAAATAGGTCTGCCCGATTCCGCGTGCGAGCAGGAAGGGGAGGGTGCCTGCGTCCATCTTCTTGTCGTGCAGCATATGCTCCACCAGCCGTGCCCCGCTCGCGGCGATCCCGGCGCTAGCCAGGTCGAACGGCAGCCCGCTCGCCCGCAGATGTGCCGCGACCCGCTCGGCATCCTGCCCCGGACACAGGCCGCGCCGCGCCGAATAGGCAAAGGCAAGCGCCATGCCCGCCGCAACGCCTTCGCCATGCAGCAGCCGGTCGGAAAAGCCGGTTTCCGCCTCCAGCGCATGGCCGAAGGTGTGGCCAAGGTTGAGCAACGCACGCTTGCCGGTGGTCTCGCGCTCATCCTCCGCGACGATCCGCGCCTTGGCGCCGACCGAATGGGCGATGGCATAGGCGCGCGCCGACGAATCGCCGGACAGCAGCGCGAGGCCATTGCCCTCACACCATTCGAAAAATCCGAGATCGTCGATCAGGCCGTATTTGACGACTTCCGCATAACCGGCGCGCTGCTCGCGCAGCGGAAGCGTGTCGAGCAAATCCGGGTCGATCAGCACCAGCGAAGGCTGATGAAACGCCCCGATCAGATTCTTGCCCGCGCGGCTGTTGATCGCGGTCTTGCCGCCGACCGAGCTGTCGACCTGCGCCAGCAACGTCGTCGGCATCTGTACGAAGTTGCAGCCGCGCTTGAGGATCGCGGTGGCGAAGCCGACCAGATCGCCAATCACCCCGCCGCCCAGCGCGATGACATGGTCGCCGCGCTCGATCCCGCGCTCCAGCAGCGCGTCGGTGAGCGATTCGAGCTGTGCCCAGCTCTTGGTCGCTTCGCCTGCGGGCAGGACGATCGTGTCGCTGGCCAGTCCGGCAGCCGCGAGCGTCGCGGCGAGCCGTTCGGCATGGCGCGCGACATTGGTGTCGGTGACGATGACAAAGGGACGGTTGCGGGCGAGGGGGCCGAGATGCGCGGCGGCATCGTCCAGCAGCCCGGCCTTGATCCGCACCTCATAGCTGCGCGCACCCAGCGCGACCGGGACGATCTTCATCGGCCGATTGCCGTCAGGATCGCATTCACCGTCGTCTCGTGTGGCGCAGCCTTGCTGGCGATATGGATCGGCGCGAGCGCGTAGACGGGATTGCGCACGGCGGCGAGTTCGGTGAGCACCTTTAGCGGGTCCTTTCCACGCAATAACGGGCGATGGTCGCGCTTTGCGACCCGCTCCGCCAGGACTTCTGGGGGAGCGTCCAGCCAGATCGCGGTCGCCTGGTCAAGGATCAGGGCGCGGGTCGCGTCGTTCAGGAATGCGCCGCCTCCGGTCGCGATAATCTTGGGCGCGCCGTCGATCAGCCGCGCGATCACCCGCCGCTCGCCATCGCGGAAATGCGGTTCGCCGAACCGGTCGAAGATTTCGGCGACGGTCATCCCCGCCGCCGCCTCGATCTCCGCATCGGCATCGACAAAGGGGAGTTTGAGCCGCTGGGCTAGGCGACGCCCCACCGTGGTCTTGCCCACGCCCATCAGCCCGATCAGCACGATCGGGCGGGTAATCGGCTGGGCGAGAGATGGACGGGTTTGCAGCATGGTCGCGGGGGCTATACAGCGAGCATCGCGCTCGGGCAAAAGGCCCGTCGCCTGTGCAGCAAATGGTTTTGAGGGGGTCGATGTCCCGTTCGCTCGTCATCGTCGTGATTGTCGCTATCCTGTTGATCGGGGGGCTATTCTTCCTTGCAGGACGCGATACCGAAAAGCCGCCGGTGCGCGTCGAGAAGGTCGTTCCGCTTGACAATCTCTCGAACTAAGACGGCGCTCGCGGCAGTTCTGGCGGTCGCGGCCGGCGTGGGAATTCCCGCGCTGGCGCAGGATCGGCCCGAATCGCTGCTGCCACCGGGATTCGACGATCCGGTTCCCGCACCCGCACCCGCGCCTGCGCCCGCTCCGGCCCCTGCGCCGACTGCGGCGCCGGGGGCTGCTGTGCCGCCGCCCGCCGCGCCGGCCCCTTCTGCTGGCGAAGGCGTGGCGAATGAGAGCGCCGCGGCCGATACGGGGACAGAGACCGAACCCGGCGAGATCGATTATGCGGTGATCTCCCGCTACGAATTGCCCGATTTCGCCAAACGCTCGCTGGCGCAGGTGGGCCCGTCCTCGCCCGCCAGCGACGGATTGCCCGTCACCGCGTTCGGCAATGCGGACGGCGGCTTCCTTCAGACGCTGATGCGGCGGATGGACGCGCCGGTCGCATCGCGCTGGCTGTCGATCGCGCTGCGCCGGGCGCTGCTGTCGCGCGTGAATACGCCGCGCGGGCTGCACGGTGCCGATTTTGCCGCCGAACGCGCCTGGCTCCTGATCCGCATGGGTGAGGCGGATGCGGCGCGGGCGATGGTCCAGTCGGTCGATATCGCCAATTACACCCCCAAGATGTTCCAGGTCGCGATGCAGGCGATGCTCGCCACCGCTGATCCGGGTGGCCTGTGTCCAATGGTCGTCCCCGCGCTCGATACCGCGCCCGACCGCAATTGGCGGCTTGCCGAGGCAATCTGCGCGGGGCTGGACGGCGATCCGAGCAAGGCCGGGCCGCTGATCGATGCCAGCCGCCGCCGGATGGGCAACGCGATCGACGTGCTGCTCGCTGAAAAGCTGGTCGGGATGGGTGTGTCGGGGCGCCGCGCGGTGACTGTCGAATGGGACGCGGTCGATCGCATCAGCGCGTGGCGCTGGGGCCTCGCGGTCGCGTCTGGCACGGATATTCCGACGCGGTTGAACGACACCGCCGGTCCGCAGCTTCGCTATTGGCGAGCGACCGCCCCCGCACTTGCCCTGCGCGACCGTTCCGCAGCGGCCGAGGCGGCGGCGAGCCAGGGCGTGTTCTCGTCTCAGGCGCTCACCGATCTTTATGGCGAGATCGAAGCACTGGAGGATCCCTCCACTGCGGAAGTCGCGGTCGCCCGCGATCTGCGCGCCGCTTTCACTGCCGCCACCGCCGAGGAGCGGGTCGAGCGGATGCGGCAATTATGGGACGAGGCACAGGGGCCGCGCGCGACCTATAGCCGCCTGATCCTCACCGCGCGCGCGGCGGCCCGGCTCACGCCGTCCGAGGCACATCGCGCCGATGCCGACAGGCTGATCGCCTCGATGCTCAGCGCCGGTCTCGACCGTGCGGCGCTGCGCTGGAAGGAAATCGCCCCGCGCGGCAGCGATGGCTGGGGCATGTTGCTGCTCGCCGAACCCGCGCGTGCCGTCGCGGTCGGCGATGTCGAGGCGTATCGCAACAGCGCGGAGAGTAACAACGGCGCGATGCTGATCGCGGCAATGGCCGGGATGGGCCGCATCCCGGCGGGCGATGGCGAGCGGCTGATGCGCGCATCGGGCGTTGAATTCGATGCGGCCAATGCCTGGACTCGCGCCATCGCGCGCGCGGCCGATGCGAACCAGCCCGGAACGGTCGTGCTGCTGGCGGCGACGGGGATGCAGAGCCGGGTGTGGGAAGGCGTCTCGCCCGAGGCGCTGTACCATATCACCCGCGCTCTGACGCAGGTGGGACTCGACGGCTATGCGCGGATGATCGCCGTCGAGGCGATCACACGGCTTTGACCGCGATCGCTCCCGGCGACGACGGGGCGCTGATCGAACGCTTTCTGGAGATGCTCGCGGCCGAGGCTGGCGCCGCGCCCAACACGCTCGCCGCCTATGGTGCGGACCTGCGGCTTGCCTCCCAGACGCTGGACGGCGCGCTGGCGGGTGCGGACCGGGCGGCGATCGAGCGGCTGGGGGAGGGGTGGCGCGACCTCTCGCGCGCGACGGTCGCGCGCAAATCGGCGGCGCTGCGGCGCTTCTTCGCCTTTCTGCTCGACGAAGGGTTTCGTGCCGACGATCCCGGCGGGGCGTTGCCGCGACCCGGTAGCGGGCGCGGACTTCCGAAAACGCTTTCGGGCCGCGACGTCGAGGCGATCTTCGCCGCGATCCAGGCGCGGATCGACCGGGTGCCGCCCGATCCGCGCGACCTTAGACTACTCGCGCTGATCGAACTGCTCTACGGCTCGGGCCTGCGCGCGACCGAGCTGGTCTCCCTTCCGCGCGGCGCCGTCCAGCCCGACAAGCCCTATCTGATCCTGCGCGGCAAGGGCGGCAAGGAGCGGCTCGTCCCGTTGTCCGACCGCGCGCGTGCGGCGGTGGCCGCATGGCGCGCGCATGTCGATCCGGCACGGCCTTGGCTGTTCCCCTCGGGCAAGGGGCATTTGAGCCGTATCCGCCTCTACCAGATGGTCCGGGCGATCGCTGCCGAAGCCGGCATTCCGCCCGACCGGATCAGCCCGCACGTGCTGCGCCACGCCTTCGCGACGCATCTGCTCGAAGGCGGCGCCGATCTGCGCGCGCTTCAAGCGATGCTGGGCCATGCCGATATCGCCACGACCGAAATCTACACCCATGTCGACAGCGCGCGGCTGGTCCAGCTGGTCAACGAACGCCATCCACTCGCCGACGCAGCGGCATCGCTTCGCCGCGTTGACGCGAAGCGCGGCGGGGCATAGGTGCGCGCGATGGCCAGTTTTCTTGAATTCGAAAAGCCGATCGCGGAGCTTC
This genomic interval carries:
- the aroB gene encoding 3-dehydroquinate synthase, coding for MKIVPVALGARSYEVRIKAGLLDDAAAHLGPLARNRPFVIVTDTNVARHAERLAATLAAAGLASDTIVLPAGEATKSWAQLESLTDALLERGIERGDHVIALGGGVIGDLVGFATAILKRGCNFVQMPTTLLAQVDSSVGGKTAINSRAGKNLIGAFHQPSLVLIDPDLLDTLPLREQRAGYAEVVKYGLIDDLGFFEWCEGNGLALLSGDSSARAYAIAHSVGAKARIVAEDERETTGKRALLNLGHTFGHALEAETGFSDRLLHGEGVAAGMALAFAYSARRGLCPGQDAERVAAHLRASGLPFDLASAGIAASGARLVEHMLHDKKMDAGTLPFLLARGIGQTYLDKQVDLADVASFLDELPR
- a CDS encoding tyrosine-type recombinase/integrase gives rise to the protein MTAIAPGDDGALIERFLEMLAAEAGAAPNTLAAYGADLRLASQTLDGALAGADRAAIERLGEGWRDLSRATVARKSAALRRFFAFLLDEGFRADDPGGALPRPGSGRGLPKTLSGRDVEAIFAAIQARIDRVPPDPRDLRLLALIELLYGSGLRATELVSLPRGAVQPDKPYLILRGKGGKERLVPLSDRARAAVAAWRAHVDPARPWLFPSGKGHLSRIRLYQMVRAIAAEAGIPPDRISPHVLRHAFATHLLEGGADLRALQAMLGHADIATTEIYTHVDSARLVQLVNERHPLADAAASLRRVDAKRGGA
- a CDS encoding shikimate kinase, giving the protein MLQTRPSLAQPITRPIVLIGLMGVGKTTVGRRLAQRLKLPFVDADAEIEAAAGMTVAEIFDRFGEPHFRDGERRVIARLIDGAPKIIATGGGAFLNDATRALILDQATAIWLDAPPEVLAERVAKRDHRPLLRGKDPLKVLTELAAVRNPVYALAPIHIASKAAPHETTVNAILTAIGR
- the dnaA gene encoding chromosomal replication initiator protein DnaA; amino-acid sequence: MDQATAWTRVRGNLRLSAGQRLFDQWLKPIVLIPGEDADTVRLGLPSAFMTNWVKNHYADRLVMEFRSQLPGVRTVSIETVDARATRELAADTPAASAATPASPSAQAGASVGASERPRFDSRFTFDRFVVDTSNRVAFNAARALAEPGKPRFSPLYLHSMTGQGKTHLMHAIGHAFLEACPDATAIYMPAERFMFEFVRAVREKDTFSFKARLRGVDLLMIDDLQFIAGKESTQEEFFHTVDEFMREGKRLVIAADRSPLALEGIETRLASRLGSGLAADIKPAELGLRRAILDRKLEDMPGAMVPGAVLDLLAARISSSVRELEGALNRLVAYAQLNNAEAVTIEFAESVLGEALRGGQRRVTIDEIQKAVSSHFDVKQLDLVSQRRAVAIARPRQIAMYLAKRLTTRSLPEIGRKFGNRDHSTVIHAVRRIEELRGTDSEIDGAVRSLMRQLEA